CTGGAAAACTTGAGAAAAGTGATCAGCAGGGTGTCAGTGGGAATGGAAAAAATTCGCTGCAGAATGAATGCCCAAAGAATGGAACAAAGCTCAAAATCACGGTGTCGCCCATTACAAGCATAGTAATGACTGTAAAAAGAATGTGGAACCAGAGCATGAAGGTCAAGTTTTTCTTCCAGCAGTGAAAGAAAGTGATGTTTGTCCTGTTCAAAAAAATGAGTGCAATCAGCATAAATTTCAGCAAACGAAAGCTGTTTTTGTGGTAAAATATCCATATATAACTCCTTTCAGGATGATGGATTGTTGTGGTTGTAACTCAATTTTATCATAATCTGGTGAGGAGTTATATTTTTTTATGTTAAAAATATCCCGCTATTATGCGGGTTATGGCATTTCGCAAATGCCTATTTGTTTTAAAAGATTTGGAGGTGATCCAGTCCTTTTTTGGAGAGGATTTCTTTCAATCGGAAAATACCATCACGATTCACTACGACCGGATTAAACATTTGGAAAATGTCATCAACAAACGGTTTGAAAAAGAGGATTCAAACTTTGTTATGGAGCACGTGCACCGATTGAGTTACCCAACAATTAATGATATTTTATTGGGCTACAATGATTATACCAAACTGATTGCCAGGAAACTAAACAAAGAAATTGCCGATTTTAGAATTACTGGAGATTCGGTTTATATCAATCCCGAAGAGTTTTCCGGGCTGACTAAATCGTTGATTCATATATTTAGAAATATTGCCGATCACGGAATCGAGTTGCCTGACGATAGGGCGGAAAAAAACAAACCGCTACAGGGAAATATCCATTGCCATATCGAAAAAAAGGACAGACAATTTATGGTCAGTATTAAGGATGACGGGAAAGGAATAGATCCGGTTATTATCGGAAAGAAAGCCTTAGCATCTGGACTGTTAAGCCAGGATGAACTTGAAAAATGCTCTGAGAATCATATGATCAATTATATTTTTCGAGATAATTTTTCGACAAAAGAAACGGTATCAATGCTTAGCGGCCGTGGTGTTGGATTATCCTCGGTTAAAGATCAGGTGATTAAATTGGGGGGAGATATCATGGTGAATTCAAAAATTGACTGCGGAACGGAATTTCTACTAAAATTGCCGCTCCATTAAGCAAAGGTTGACAGAAAGATGAAATGGGAATACACTCAGGATTAACGGGAAGTCAGATTCACGAAGCCTGAAATTGAAATCTGGAATGATTGAAGGTCTGGGGGTGTATAAAATGGGTTTTCAAATTGTCAGAAACGATATTACCAAAATGAAAGCAGATGCCATTGTTAATGCGGCGAACCAGTCCCTGCTTGGCGGTGGCGGGGTTGACGGTGCCATTCATCGGGCGGCAGGCCCTAAGCTGTTAGATGAATGTAAAACCCTTGGCGGCTGTGAAACGGGTCAGGCTAAAATTACAGGGGGATATAAACTGCCGGCAAAATATGTCATTCATACAGTCGGACCAGTATGGGAAGGGGGCAGCCGGAATGAAGAAAAGCTGCTCAGAAGCTGTTATCAAAATAGCTTGATACTGGCGGCAGATCGGGGATTAAAGAGCATTGCTTTTCCCCTGATTTCAGCTGGTGCTTATGGTTATCCCAGAGATCAGGCGCTTAGGGTAGCCGTCTATGAAATTGGCAATTTTCTTCTGGAACACGAGATGGAAGTTACACTGGTTGTTTATGACCAGGCTTCGTTTAAACTTTCAGAAAATCTTTATTCAGCAATCAGTCAGTATATTGATGAACGCTATGCTGATGAAAACAGTGTTGGACGCGGCAGTGATTTTACTGGAGGACAATTAAGAGAGCAGGTTGAATTTTTGGAGATGCCAGCAGCGGCGTCGATTCAAAGATTAAAAAGTCAGAGAAAGCTTGATGATCTGGTCAACCAGGTGGAAGAGTCTTTTTCAGAAAGTCTTTTGCGGCTCA
This genomic interval from Eubacteriaceae bacterium ES3 contains the following:
- a CDS encoding O-acetyl-ADP-ribose deacetylase — protein: MGFQIVRNDITKMKADAIVNAANQSLLGGGGVDGAIHRAAGPKLLDECKTLGGCETGQAKITGGYKLPAKYVIHTVGPVWEGGSRNEEKLLRSCYQNSLILAADRGLKSIAFPLISAGAYGYPRDQALRVAVYEIGNFLLEHEMEVTLVVYDQASFKLSENLYSAISQYIDERYADENSVGRGSDFTGGQLREQVEFLEMPAAASIQRLKSQRKLDDLVNQVEESFSESLLRLIDEKGMTDAETYKRANIDRKLFSKIRNDKSYHPGKQTAIAFAIALHLNLDETRDLLARAGFALSHSNRADIIIEYFIEERNYNIFEINEALFAFEQKLLGL
- a CDS encoding ATP-binding protein, with the translated sequence MAFRKCLFVLKDLEVIQSFFGEDFFQSENTITIHYDRIKHLENVINKRFEKEDSNFVMEHVHRLSYPTINDILLGYNDYTKLIARKLNKEIADFRITGDSVYINPEEFSGLTKSLIHIFRNIADHGIELPDDRAEKNKPLQGNIHCHIEKKDRQFMVSIKDDGKGIDPVIIGKKALASGLLSQDELEKCSENHMINYIFRDNFSTKETVSMLSGRGVGLSSVKDQVIKLGGDIMVNSKIDCGTEFLLKLPLH